Proteins from one Erythrolamprus reginae isolate rEryReg1 chromosome 6, rEryReg1.hap1, whole genome shotgun sequence genomic window:
- the ASCL4 gene encoding achaete-scute homolog 4, whose amino-acid sequence MGSKKDDGLLNRISCSGPASLGRSHVMDSHGLPLREPFGIPLPFGQTYWDHQPYNGYSGRFSYLPFSGYVGVYDYSFEPAFIRKRNERERQRVRCVNEGYARLRDHLPKDLAEKRLSKVETLRAAITYIKHLQNLLEYHPLGTNNKTPIPATDAQGVSGPNLRRECNSDGESKTSLASSPYSEFEEICGQENSL is encoded by the coding sequence ATGGGAAGTAAGAAAGATGATGGGCTCTTGAACAGGATCTCATGTTCTGGACCAGCATCTCTTGGACGCAGTCATGTTATGGATTCTCATGGTTTACCACTCCGAGAACCATTTGGCATCCCTCTTCCTTTTGGACAAACGTACTGGGACCATCAACCTTACAATGGATATTCAGGAAGATTCTCTTACTTGCCCTTTTCTGGGTATGTGGGAGTTTATGACTACTCGTTTGAGCCTGCTTTCATACGGAAAAGAAATGAGAGGGAAAGGCAGAGGGTTCGTTGTGTAAATGAAGGCTACGCACGCCTCAGAGACCATCTTCCCAAAGATCTTGCTGAGAAGCGTCTCAGCAAAGTGGAGACTTTGAGAGCTGCCATCACTTACATCAAACACCTTCAGAATTTGCTGGAATATCATCCTTTAGGAACAAATAATAAGACACCCATTCCGGCTACAGATGCACAGGGGGTTTCTGGTCCTAATTTAAGAAGAGAATGCAACAGTGATGGAGAATCTAAAACTTCATTAGCATCATCTCCTTACAGTGAATTTGAGGAAATTTGTGGTCAGGAAAACAGTCTATAG
- the PRDM4 gene encoding PR domain zinc finger protein 4 isoform X1 produces MHFRMNEMNLSPVGMEQLAASSVSNALAVAGNHIALTSSPTHNAIPAPGLPVTIPNLGPSLPSALSLMLPMGIGDRGVMCGIPERNYTLPPPPYPHLESSYFRHILPGLISYLADRPPPQCIHPNNINVDNNSALSVSSNPSDLDPYQSNGSVGLEAGIVSMDSRSVNAHNTQSLHPNDGHDVSLDTTITIESVSRVTSPISSDRMAEELRMSDVGGDHSQIAHGSRNHEPLAVDGSLASETVGHNGVIPIHGNSLELPVVMETDHISGRVNGMPDRTLGDSIHTVAMSSNSVSVALSTSHNLTSLESVSLHEVGLSLEPVTVSSINQEVAMGQNHVDVSSDNLAFVPSSLQMEDSNSNKENMATLFTIWCTLCDKAYPSDCPDHGPVTFISDTPIESRARLSLPKQLNIRHAVMGPEVGGQYCQLSTCLGTSSLGVWTRETIPVRTCFGPLIGQQSHSVEVADWTDKAANHIWKMYHNNVLEFYIITTDENECNWMMFVRKARDREEQNLVAYPHDGKIYFCTSRDIPPDQELLFYYSRDYAGQLGVPEHPDVHTCHCGKECASYVEFKVHLSSHLHSHFPSQGHSSTPGSGHSKERKWKCSMCPQAFISPSKLHVHFMGHIGMKPHKCDFCSKAFSDPSNLRTHLKIHTGQKNYRCVLCEKSFTQKAHLETHMVIHTGEKNLKCDYCDKLFMRRQDLKQHVLTHTQERQIKCPQCEKLFLRTNHLKKHLNSHEGKRDYVCEKCSKAYLTKYHLTRHLKICKGPTSSLLAQEEEEEDSSEEELLINSTTDENCQLRTTMYVTVDTLSCHK; encoded by the exons ATGCATTTCAG GATGAATGAAATGAATCTGAGCCCTGTGGGGATGGAACAGCTGGCAGCTTCTTCTGTGAGCAATGCCCTGGCTGTTGCAGGAAATCACATAGCTTTGACCTCCTCACCCACCCATAATGCTATACCTGCACCAG gaTTACCTGTTACAATTCCAAATTTGGGGCCCTCCTTACCTTCTGCTTTGTCTCTGATGCTTCCAATGGGCATTGGAGATCGAGGAGTGATGTGTGGTATCCCAGAGAGAAATTATACCCTACCTCCACCACCTTACCCTCATCTAGAGAGCAGCTACTTTAGACACATTCTGCCCG GTCTCATATCTTACTTAGCTGACAGACCTCCACCTCAGTGTATTCACCCCAACAATATCAACGTTGATAATAACTCAGCTCTATCTGTCTCCAGTAATCCTTCAGACTTAGATCCCTACCAGTCCAATGGATCCGTGGGTCTTGAAGCAGGCATTGTCTCCATGGATTCTCGTTCAGTCAACGCACATAACACTCAAAGTTTGCATCCTAATGATGGCCACGATGTATCCCTGGATACAACAATTACCATAGAAAGTGTTTCAAGAGTGACCAGTCCAATCTCAAGCGACAGAATGGCCGAAGAGCTTAGGATGAGTGATGTAGGTGGGGATCATTCGCAAATTGCACATGGCAGCCGTAATCATGAGCCTCTAGCAGTGGATGGCAGTTTAGCCTCAGAAACCGTGGGACATAATGGCGTCATCCCTATCCATGGTAACAGTTTGGAACTTCCTGTTGTTATGGAGACTGACCACATTTCAGGCCGGGTCAATGGGATGCCTGACCGAACACTTGGGGACTCTATTCATACAGTGGCCATGAGCAGCAACTCTGTGAGCGTTGCGCTTTCTACCTCACATAATCTCACTTCCCTGGAATCTGTCTCATTACACGAAGTGGGTCTCAGCTTGGAGCCTGTGACAGTGTCCTCCATTAACCAGGAAGTCGCCATGGGACAAAACCACGTggatgtctcttcagacaatcttGCTTTTGTGCCGTCTTCATTGCAGATGGAAGATTCCAATTCCAATAAAGAGAATATGGCTACATTGTTTACAATAT GGTGCACACTCTGCGACAAGGCTTACCCATCAGATTGCCCAGATCATGGGCCGGTGACTTTTATTTCTGACACTCCAATAGAGAGCAGAGCCAGACTTTCTCTCCCAAAACAGCTTAATATCCGCCATGCTGTCATGGGACCTGAAGTTG GTGGACAATATTGTCAATTATCAACTTGTCTTGGAACTTCTTCCTTAG GAGTGTGGACTCGGGAAACTATTCCTGTCCGTACCTGCTTTGGACCACTCATTGGTCAACAAAGTCACTCAGTAGAAGTAGCTGACTGGACAGACAAAGCAGCCAATCACATTTGGAAG ATGTATCACAATAATGTCCTGGAATTCTACATAATCACAACGgatgaaaatgaatgtaactggatgatgtTTGTGCGGAAGGCCAG GGACCGGGAAGAACAGAATCTGGTAGCCTACCCTCATGATGGAAAGATATACTTCTGCACCTCACGGGACATTCCTCCAGACCAGGAGCTCCTTTTTTACTATAGTCGTGACTATGCCGGGCAGCTTG GCGTTCCTGAGCATCCTGATGTGCATACTTGTCACTGTGGAAAAGAATGTGCCTCCTATGTAGAGTTTAAGGTCCACCTGAGTAGTCATCTCCACAGCCACTTCCCCAGTCAGGGACACAGCAGTACCCCTGGATCAGGACACAGtaaggaaaggaaatggaaatGCTCTATGTGCCCTCAAGCTTTTATATCGCCTTCTAAGCTCCATGTTCACTTCATGGGGCACATAGGTATGAAGCCACACAAGTGTGATTTCTGTAGCAAGGCCTTCAGTGATCCCAGCAATCTGCGGACCCATCTTAAAATTCATACAG GTCAAAAAAACTATCGCTGTGTACTTTGTGAAAAATCTTTTACTCAGAAGGCACACCTAGAGACACATATGGTTATCCATACAGGAGAAAAAAATCTGAAATGTGATTATTGTGATAAACTATTTATGCGTCGTCAAGATCTCAAGCAACATGTGCTCACCCATACACA AGAACGTCAAATCAAATGTCCACAATGCGAGAAGCTATTCCTAAGGACAAATCACCTAAAGAAACATTTAAACTCTCATGAAGGAAAAAGGGATTATGTGTGTGAAAAGTGTTCCAAGGCTTATTTAACAAAATACCACCTTACTCGCCATCTAAAAATTTGTAAAGGACCAACCTCTAGTCTCTTAGcccaagaagaagaggaggaagattcTTCAGAGGAAGAATTATTGATAAATTCTACAACAGATGAAAATTGTCAACTCAGAACCACCATGTATGTGACAGTTGATACACTTTCTTGTCACAAATAA
- the PRDM4 gene encoding PR domain zinc finger protein 4 isoform X2 has protein sequence MHFRMNEMNLSPVGMEQLAASSVSNALAVAGNHIALTSSPTHNAIPAPGLPVTIPNLGPSLPSALSLMLPMGIGDRGVMCGIPERNYTLPPPPYPHLESSYFRHILPGLISYLADRPPPQCIHPNNINVDNNSALSVSSNPSDLDPYQSNGSVGLEAGIVSMDSRSVNAHNTQSLHPNDGHDVSLDTTITIESVSRVTSPISSDRMAEELRMSDVGGDHSQIAHGSRNHEPLAVDGSLASETVGHNGVIPIHGNSLELPVVMETDHISGRVNGMPDRTLGDSIHTVAMSSNSVSVALSTSHNLTSLESVSLHEVGLSLEPVTVSSINQEVAMGQNHVDVSSDNLAFVPSSLQMEDSNSNKENMATLFTIWCTLCDKAYPSDCPDHGPVTFISDTPIESRARLSLPKQLNIRHAVMGPEVGGQYCQLSTCLGTSSLGVWTRETIPVRTCFGPLIGQQSHSVEVADWTDKAANHIWKMYHNNVLEFYIITTDENECNWMMFVRKARDREEQNLVAYPHDGKIYFCTSRDIPPDQELLFYYSRDYAGQLGMKPHKCDFCSKAFSDPSNLRTHLKIHTGQKNYRCVLCEKSFTQKAHLETHMVIHTGEKNLKCDYCDKLFMRRQDLKQHVLTHTQERQIKCPQCEKLFLRTNHLKKHLNSHEGKRDYVCEKCSKAYLTKYHLTRHLKICKGPTSSLLAQEEEEEDSSEEELLINSTTDENCQLRTTMYVTVDTLSCHK, from the exons ATGCATTTCAG GATGAATGAAATGAATCTGAGCCCTGTGGGGATGGAACAGCTGGCAGCTTCTTCTGTGAGCAATGCCCTGGCTGTTGCAGGAAATCACATAGCTTTGACCTCCTCACCCACCCATAATGCTATACCTGCACCAG gaTTACCTGTTACAATTCCAAATTTGGGGCCCTCCTTACCTTCTGCTTTGTCTCTGATGCTTCCAATGGGCATTGGAGATCGAGGAGTGATGTGTGGTATCCCAGAGAGAAATTATACCCTACCTCCACCACCTTACCCTCATCTAGAGAGCAGCTACTTTAGACACATTCTGCCCG GTCTCATATCTTACTTAGCTGACAGACCTCCACCTCAGTGTATTCACCCCAACAATATCAACGTTGATAATAACTCAGCTCTATCTGTCTCCAGTAATCCTTCAGACTTAGATCCCTACCAGTCCAATGGATCCGTGGGTCTTGAAGCAGGCATTGTCTCCATGGATTCTCGTTCAGTCAACGCACATAACACTCAAAGTTTGCATCCTAATGATGGCCACGATGTATCCCTGGATACAACAATTACCATAGAAAGTGTTTCAAGAGTGACCAGTCCAATCTCAAGCGACAGAATGGCCGAAGAGCTTAGGATGAGTGATGTAGGTGGGGATCATTCGCAAATTGCACATGGCAGCCGTAATCATGAGCCTCTAGCAGTGGATGGCAGTTTAGCCTCAGAAACCGTGGGACATAATGGCGTCATCCCTATCCATGGTAACAGTTTGGAACTTCCTGTTGTTATGGAGACTGACCACATTTCAGGCCGGGTCAATGGGATGCCTGACCGAACACTTGGGGACTCTATTCATACAGTGGCCATGAGCAGCAACTCTGTGAGCGTTGCGCTTTCTACCTCACATAATCTCACTTCCCTGGAATCTGTCTCATTACACGAAGTGGGTCTCAGCTTGGAGCCTGTGACAGTGTCCTCCATTAACCAGGAAGTCGCCATGGGACAAAACCACGTggatgtctcttcagacaatcttGCTTTTGTGCCGTCTTCATTGCAGATGGAAGATTCCAATTCCAATAAAGAGAATATGGCTACATTGTTTACAATAT GGTGCACACTCTGCGACAAGGCTTACCCATCAGATTGCCCAGATCATGGGCCGGTGACTTTTATTTCTGACACTCCAATAGAGAGCAGAGCCAGACTTTCTCTCCCAAAACAGCTTAATATCCGCCATGCTGTCATGGGACCTGAAGTTG GTGGACAATATTGTCAATTATCAACTTGTCTTGGAACTTCTTCCTTAG GAGTGTGGACTCGGGAAACTATTCCTGTCCGTACCTGCTTTGGACCACTCATTGGTCAACAAAGTCACTCAGTAGAAGTAGCTGACTGGACAGACAAAGCAGCCAATCACATTTGGAAG ATGTATCACAATAATGTCCTGGAATTCTACATAATCACAACGgatgaaaatgaatgtaactggatgatgtTTGTGCGGAAGGCCAG GGACCGGGAAGAACAGAATCTGGTAGCCTACCCTCATGATGGAAAGATATACTTCTGCACCTCACGGGACATTCCTCCAGACCAGGAGCTCCTTTTTTACTATAGTCGTGACTATGCCGGGCAGCTTG GTATGAAGCCACACAAGTGTGATTTCTGTAGCAAGGCCTTCAGTGATCCCAGCAATCTGCGGACCCATCTTAAAATTCATACAG GTCAAAAAAACTATCGCTGTGTACTTTGTGAAAAATCTTTTACTCAGAAGGCACACCTAGAGACACATATGGTTATCCATACAGGAGAAAAAAATCTGAAATGTGATTATTGTGATAAACTATTTATGCGTCGTCAAGATCTCAAGCAACATGTGCTCACCCATACACA AGAACGTCAAATCAAATGTCCACAATGCGAGAAGCTATTCCTAAGGACAAATCACCTAAAGAAACATTTAAACTCTCATGAAGGAAAAAGGGATTATGTGTGTGAAAAGTGTTCCAAGGCTTATTTAACAAAATACCACCTTACTCGCCATCTAAAAATTTGTAAAGGACCAACCTCTAGTCTCTTAGcccaagaagaagaggaggaagattcTTCAGAGGAAGAATTATTGATAAATTCTACAACAGATGAAAATTGTCAACTCAGAACCACCATGTATGTGACAGTTGATACACTTTCTTGTCACAAATAA